The following proteins are encoded in a genomic region of Mycobacterium kiyosense:
- the uvrD2 gene encoding ATP-dependent DNA helicase UvrD2, with translation MTGKRNRRTAHSGRGPAESPDTPGLSAGTDKMDAMPVMADSLIADLDDEQREAVQAARGPVCVLAGAGTGKTRTITHRIAQLVANGHVAAGQVLAVTFTQRAAGEMRSRLRSLDAAARIGAGVGSVQALTFHAAAHRQLRYFWPRVVGNTRWELLDTKFAIVARAASRSRLNVSTDDVRDLAGEIEWAKASLITPEDYAGAVAEAGRDTPLDAEKTAAVYAAYEALKVRDEDVTLLDFDDLLLHTAAAIENDAAVAGEFRDRYRCFVVDEYQDVTPLQQRVLSAWLGDRDDLTVVGDANQTIYSFTGASPRFLLDFSRRFPDATVVRLERDYRSTPQVVTLANQVIAAARGRVAGSRLQLIGQRPPGPVPTFREHPDEATEAAAVAASIARLIESGTAASEIAILYRVNAQSEVYEEALTEAGIAYQVRGGEGFFNRQEIKQALLALHRAAERGSEPEPVRDVVRAVLEPLGLTATEPTGTRARERWEALTALAQLVDDELAQRPDLQLPGLVAELRTRADARHPPVVQGVTLASLHAAKGLEWDAVFLVGLADGTLPISHALAHGPDSEPVEEERRLLYVGITRARVHLALSWALARAQGGRQSRKPSRFLNGIAPQTRADPTPAKSRRSRTPLRCRICNEELSTPAAIMLRRCTTCAGDVDEDLLLKLKAWRLEMAKEQKVPPYIVFSDNTLVAIAEMLPGDEAALIAIPGIGAAKLAQYGPDVLELIRGSR, from the coding sequence ATGACTGGTAAACGTAACCGCCGCACCGCCCATTCCGGGCGCGGCCCCGCCGAAAGCCCCGACACGCCGGGTTTGTCGGCCGGCACTGACAAGATGGACGCCATGCCGGTGATGGCCGACTCCTTGATCGCGGACCTGGACGACGAGCAGCGCGAGGCCGTGCAGGCTGCGCGCGGCCCGGTCTGCGTGCTGGCGGGCGCGGGCACCGGCAAGACCCGCACCATCACCCACCGCATCGCGCAGCTGGTGGCCAACGGCCACGTCGCGGCCGGGCAGGTGCTGGCCGTGACGTTCACCCAGCGCGCCGCGGGGGAGATGCGCTCGCGGCTGCGCTCGCTGGACGCCGCCGCGCGGATCGGTGCCGGAGTGGGTTCGGTGCAGGCGCTGACCTTCCATGCCGCCGCGCACCGTCAGCTGCGCTACTTCTGGCCGCGGGTGGTCGGTAACACCCGATGGGAACTGCTCGACACCAAGTTCGCCATCGTCGCCCGGGCGGCCAGCCGGTCGCGGCTCAACGTCAGCACCGACGACGTCCGCGACCTGGCCGGGGAGATCGAATGGGCGAAGGCGTCGCTGATCACCCCGGAGGACTATGCGGGTGCGGTGGCCGAGGCGGGCCGCGACACACCGCTGGACGCCGAGAAGACAGCCGCCGTGTATGCCGCGTATGAGGCATTGAAGGTGCGCGACGAGGACGTCACGCTGCTTGATTTCGACGATCTGCTGCTGCACACCGCGGCAGCGATCGAGAACGACGCCGCGGTCGCCGGCGAGTTCCGGGACCGCTACCGCTGTTTCGTCGTCGACGAGTACCAGGACGTCACCCCGCTGCAGCAGCGGGTGTTGTCGGCCTGGCTGGGCGACCGCGACGACCTGACCGTGGTCGGTGACGCCAACCAGACCATCTATTCGTTCACCGGCGCCTCGCCCCGCTTCCTGCTGGACTTCTCACGGCGTTTCCCGGATGCCACCGTGGTGCGGCTAGAGCGCGACTATCGGTCGACGCCGCAGGTCGTGACGCTGGCGAACCAGGTGATCGCGGCGGCGCGGGGCCGGGTGGCGGGCAGCAGACTGCAGCTGATCGGTCAGCGCCCGCCCGGTCCGGTGCCCACCTTCCGGGAGCATCCCGACGAGGCCACCGAGGCTGCGGCGGTCGCCGCGTCGATTGCGCGGCTCATCGAATCCGGCACTGCGGCATCGGAAATCGCGATCCTGTACCGCGTCAACGCCCAGTCGGAGGTCTACGAGGAGGCGCTGACCGAAGCCGGTATCGCCTACCAGGTGCGCGGCGGTGAGGGGTTCTTCAACCGGCAGGAGATCAAGCAGGCGCTGCTGGCGCTGCACCGTGCTGCGGAGCGCGGCTCCGAACCGGAACCGGTCCGCGACGTCGTGCGCGCCGTCCTGGAACCGCTGGGCCTGACCGCGACCGAGCCGACCGGCACCCGGGCACGGGAGCGGTGGGAGGCGCTGACCGCCTTGGCCCAGTTGGTCGACGACGAGCTCGCCCAGCGTCCGGATCTGCAGCTGCCCGGCCTGGTCGCCGAGTTACGCACCCGCGCCGACGCCCGCCACCCGCCGGTGGTGCAGGGTGTCACCCTGGCCTCGTTGCATGCGGCCAAGGGCCTGGAATGGGACGCGGTGTTCCTCGTGGGTCTGGCCGACGGCACCCTGCCCATCTCGCACGCGCTCGCGCATGGCCCCGACAGCGAGCCCGTCGAGGAAGAGCGCCGGCTGCTCTACGTCGGAATCACCAGGGCGCGTGTGCATTTGGCGCTCAGCTGGGCATTGGCGCGGGCTCAGGGCGGTCGGCAGAGCCGCAAGCCGTCGCGGTTCCTCAACGGCATCGCGCCCCAGACACGCGCCGATCCGACGCCGGCCAAGTCGCGGCGCAGCCGCACTCCGTTGCGCTGCCGGATCTGCAATGAGGAGCTGAGCACGCCGGCCGCGATCATGCTGCGCCGGTGCACGACGTGCGCGGGCGACGTCGACGAGGATCTGCTGCTCAAGCTCAAGGCGTGGCGGCTGGAGATGGCCAAGGAACAGAAGGTGCCGCCCTACATCGTATTCAGCGACAACACGCTGGTCGCGATCGCCGAGATGCTGCCCGGCGACGAGGCGGCGCTGATCGCCATCCCGGGCATCGGCGCCGCCAAGCTCGCGCAGTACGGACCCGACGTGCTGGAGTTGATCCGCGGGTCCCGCTGA
- a CDS encoding hypothetical protein (frameshifted, insertion at around 1426322), with protein sequence MIVDVKTGKTPVSKDDAQQHAQLAMYQLAVAEGLLPDGDEPGGARLVYPGKTAAAGATQREQDPLTAQAREHWRTLVRQAADATAGPQFVARRNDGCSHCPIRPSCPAHAEGPMQ encoded by the coding sequence GTGATCGTCGACGTCAAGACCGGCAAGACGCCGGTCAGCAAGGACGACGCCCAACAACACGCCCAGCTGGCCATGTATCAGCTGGCCGTCGCCGAAGGCCTGCTGCCCGACGGTGACGAGCCCGGCGGCGCCCGCCTGGTCTACCCCGGCAAGACCGCTGCCGCCGGGGCCACCCAGCGTGAGCAGGATCCGCTGACCGCGCAGGCCCGCGAGCACTGGCGCACTCTGGTGCGCCAGGCCGCCGACGCGACGGCCGGGCCGCAGTTCGTCGCCCGGCGCAACGACGGCTGCTCGCACTGCCCGATCCGGCCGTCCTGTCCGGCCCATGCCGAAGGACCAATGCAATGA
- a CDS encoding NrdH-redoxin → MTNAALTLYSTTWCGYCFRLKTALKAQGIPYHEIDIERDPAAAEFVGSVNGGNHVVPTVKFADGSTLTNPSAGEVKAKLAQVGG, encoded by the coding sequence ATGACCAATGCCGCGCTCACCCTTTACTCGACCACCTGGTGTGGCTACTGCTTTCGGTTGAAGACAGCGCTGAAAGCGCAGGGAATTCCCTACCACGAGATCGACATCGAGCGCGATCCCGCGGCGGCAGAGTTCGTCGGGTCGGTCAACGGCGGCAACCATGTCGTCCCGACGGTGAAGTTCGCCGACGGATCGACGTTGACCAATCCCAGTGCCGGCGAGGTCAAGGCGAAGTTGGCGCAGGTCGGCGGCTGA
- the whiB7 gene encoding transcriptional regulator WhiB produces the protein MSITPVPRQTRPVLPCHANDPDLWFAETPADLERAKTLCTDCPVRRQCLTAALDRAEPWGVWGGEIFERGSIVSRKRPRGRPRKEAA, from the coding sequence ATGTCGATTACGCCAGTCCCTAGACAGACGCGGCCGGTCCTGCCCTGCCACGCCAATGATCCCGACCTGTGGTTCGCCGAAACCCCGGCCGACCTGGAACGCGCCAAGACGCTGTGCACCGACTGCCCGGTCCGGCGGCAGTGTCTGACCGCGGCGCTCGATCGGGCCGAACCGTGGGGGGTGTGGGGCGGCGAGATCTTCGAGCGCGGCTCGATCGTCAGCCGCAAGCGTCCCCGCGGCCGTCCGCGCAAGGAGGCCGCCTGA
- a CDS encoding hypothetical protein (frameshifted, insertion at around 1429052, deletion at around 1429392,1429407), whose product MPTRKAGSPTSTRCWLNAPARPPPSRRTLPSQLSVSGLVELARDPDNAIPRLIHRLPTRPDPQALLGNAFHAWVQQFYGAELLFDLGDLPGSADSEVVDPAELTALQEAFADSPWAARTPIAVEVPFEMPINDKIVRGRIDAVFADDDGGTTVVDWKTGEPPRGPHAMRQAAIQLAVYRLAWAALHGCPESEVRTAFHYVRSGTTVVPDELPDADELAVLLADANRAAGG is encoded by the coding sequence GTGCCGACCCGGAAGGCTGGATCGCCGACGTCGACGCGCTGCTGGCTGAACGCGCCCGCGCGGCCGCCCCCGTCCCGGCGCACGCTGCCGAGCCAGTTGTCGGTCAGCGGCCTGGTCGAATTGGCCCGCGACCCCGACAACGCCATACCGCGGCTGATTCACCGGCTGCCCACCCGTCCCGATCCACAGGCGTTGCTGGGCAATGCTTTTCACGCCTGGGTCCAGCAGTTCTACGGCGCGGAGCTGCTGTTCGACCTGGGCGATCTGCCCGGCTCCGCCGATTCCGAGGTAGTCGACCCGGCCGAATTGACGGCATTACAGGAGGCGTTCGCCGACTCGCCGTGGGCGGCGCGCACCCCGATCGCGGTCGAGGTCCCGTTCGAGATGCCGATAAACGACAAGATCGTGCGCGGGCGCATCGACGCGGTGTTCGCCGACGACGACGGCGGCACCACAGTCGTCGACTGGAAGACCGGTGAACCGCCGCGCGGGCCGCACGCCATGCGGCAGGCGGCCATCCAGCTGGCCGTGTACCGGCTGGCCTGGGCGGCGCTGCACGGCTGCCCGGAATCGGAGGTGCGCACCGCCTTTCACTATGTGCGCAGTGGGACCACCGTCGTCCCGGACGAGCTACCCGATGCCGACGAGCTGGCTGTCCTGCTGGCCGACGCCAACCGCGCTGCGGGAGGCTGA
- a CDS encoding signal protein PDZ — translation MNRRILTLVVALVPIVVFGVLLAVAKVPFVSLGPGPTFDTLGEVDGSQVVHIEGTQTHPTTGHLNMTTVSQRDDLTLGEALGLWISGQEQLVPRDLIYPPGKSRDEVDKANDADFKNSEDSAEYAALGYLKFPEAVTVATVSEGGPSSGKLKPGDAIDAVNRTPVANVEQFTGMLKNTKPGQVVTIDYRRKNEPPGVAEITLGTNKDRDYGFLGVAVLDAPWAPFTVQFNLANIGGPSAGLMFSLAVVDKLTTGDLAGSTFVAGTGTISVDGKVGPIGGITHKMAAARAAGATVFLVPAKNCYEAVSDIPSGLKLVKVETLSSAVDALHAMTSGAATPSC, via the coding sequence GTGAACAGGCGGATTCTGACCTTGGTGGTCGCGCTCGTCCCGATCGTGGTGTTCGGCGTTCTGCTGGCCGTGGCCAAGGTGCCGTTTGTGTCCTTGGGTCCGGGCCCCACCTTCGACACCCTCGGAGAGGTCGACGGCAGCCAGGTGGTCCACATCGAGGGCACCCAGACGCATCCGACGACGGGTCACCTGAACATGACGACGGTGTCCCAGCGCGACGACCTGACCTTGGGTGAGGCTCTGGGACTGTGGATTTCGGGTCAGGAGCAGCTGGTGCCGCGCGATCTGATCTACCCGCCGGGCAAGTCGCGCGACGAGGTCGACAAGGCCAACGACGCCGACTTCAAGAATTCCGAGGACAGCGCCGAGTACGCCGCGCTGGGCTACCTGAAGTTCCCCGAGGCGGTGACGGTCGCGACGGTCAGCGAGGGCGGCCCGTCGTCGGGGAAGCTCAAGCCGGGCGACGCGATCGACGCGGTCAACCGGACGCCGGTGGCCAACGTCGAGCAGTTCACCGGGATGTTGAAGAACACCAAACCCGGTCAGGTCGTGACCATCGACTACCGCCGCAAGAACGAGCCGCCGGGCGTCGCGGAGATCACGCTGGGCACCAATAAGGATCGTGACTACGGGTTCCTGGGTGTCGCGGTGCTGGACGCGCCGTGGGCGCCGTTCACCGTGCAGTTCAACCTGGCCAACATCGGCGGCCCGTCGGCCGGACTCATGTTCAGCCTTGCCGTCGTCGACAAACTCACCACCGGCGACCTGGCCGGTTCCACCTTCGTCGCGGGCACCGGCACCATCAGCGTCGACGGCAAAGTGGGCCCCATCGGCGGCATCACCCACAAGATGGCCGCGGCCCGCGCCGCTGGGGCGACCGTGTTCCTGGTGCCGGCCAAGAACTGCTACGAAGCGGTCTCCGACATCCCGTCCGGGCTCAAGCTGGTCAAGGTGGAGACGCTCAGTTCGGCGGTGGACGCGCTGCACGCGATGACGTCGGGGGCGGCCACCCCGAGTTGCTGA
- a CDS encoding ABC transporter ATP-binding protein gives MPVGMAGRAALGFGKRLTGKSKDEVNAELMEKAANQLFTVLGELKGGAMKVGQALSVMEAAIPEQFGEPYREALTKLQKDAPPLPAAKVHRVLDAQLGTKWRDRFSEFNDTPVASASIGQVHKAVWSDGREVAVKIQYPGADEALRADLKTMQRMVSVFKQLAPGADVQGVVDELFERTEMELDYRLEANNQRAFAKAYEGHPRFAVPHVVASAPKVVIQEWIDGKHMAEIIRHGTQEERDRIGTLLLEFTFDGPRRLEMLHGDAHPGNFMLLPDGRLGVIDFGAVAPLPGGYPIELGMTIRLARDKNYDLLLPTMEKVGFIQQGQQVSVREIDEMLRQYVEPIQVEEFHYTRKWLQRMTVSQFDRSVAQIKTARQMDLPPKLAIPMRVIASVAAILCQLDATVPIKALSEELIPGFAEPDTAAI, from the coding sequence TTGCCCGTCGGCATGGCCGGCCGGGCGGCTCTTGGCTTCGGCAAGCGGCTGACCGGCAAGTCGAAGGACGAAGTCAACGCCGAGTTGATGGAGAAAGCGGCCAACCAGCTGTTCACCGTCCTGGGTGAGCTCAAGGGCGGCGCGATGAAAGTGGGCCAGGCGCTGTCGGTGATGGAAGCCGCGATTCCCGAGCAGTTCGGCGAGCCCTACCGCGAGGCGTTGACCAAGCTGCAGAAGGACGCCCCGCCGCTGCCCGCCGCCAAGGTGCACCGGGTGCTCGACGCCCAACTGGGCACCAAGTGGCGCGACCGGTTCAGCGAGTTCAACGACACCCCGGTGGCCTCGGCCAGCATCGGCCAGGTGCACAAGGCAGTGTGGTCGGACGGCCGCGAAGTCGCCGTCAAGATTCAGTACCCGGGCGCCGACGAAGCGCTGCGCGCCGACCTGAAGACCATGCAGCGCATGGTGAGCGTGTTCAAGCAGCTGGCGCCGGGCGCCGACGTGCAGGGCGTGGTGGACGAGCTGTTCGAGCGCACCGAGATGGAGTTGGACTACCGGCTGGAGGCCAACAACCAGCGGGCGTTCGCCAAGGCATACGAGGGCCACCCGCGGTTCGCGGTCCCGCACGTGGTGGCCAGCGCGCCGAAGGTGGTGATCCAGGAGTGGATCGACGGCAAGCACATGGCCGAGATCATCCGGCATGGCACTCAGGAAGAACGCGACCGGATCGGCACGCTGCTGCTCGAGTTCACCTTCGACGGACCGCGCCGCTTGGAGATGCTGCACGGTGACGCCCACCCGGGCAATTTCATGCTGCTGCCCGACGGCCGCCTAGGCGTCATCGACTTCGGCGCGGTGGCGCCGCTACCCGGGGGTTATCCGATCGAACTCGGAATGACGATCCGGCTGGCCCGGGACAAGAACTACGACCTGCTGTTGCCGACCATGGAGAAGGTCGGGTTCATCCAGCAGGGCCAGCAGGTGTCGGTCCGCGAGATCGACGAGATGCTGCGCCAGTACGTCGAACCCATCCAGGTCGAGGAGTTCCACTACACGCGCAAGTGGTTGCAGCGGATGACGGTCAGCCAGTTCGACCGTTCGGTGGCGCAGATCAAGACCGCTCGCCAGATGGACCTGCCGCCGAAGCTGGCCATCCCGATGCGGGTGATCGCGTCGGTGGCGGCGATCCTGTGCCAGCTGGATGCGACCGTTCCCATCAAGGCCCTTTCGGAGGAGCTGATTCCCGGCTTCGCCGAGCCGGACACCGCCGCAATCTGA
- a CDS encoding hypothetical protein (frameshifted, insertion at around 1429052) produces MSPRYTPAELADALGIFPPTEEQAAVIAAPPGPLVVIAGAGAGKTETMAARVVWLIANRYATPDQVLGLTFTRKAAGQLLRRVRTRLSRLAALSVEGVDAAGSPTVSTYHAFAGSLLREYGLLLPVEPDTRLLTETELWQLAYDVVTEYRGELRTTKTPAAVTSTVLRLWGQLAEHLVDTGQLRDTHVELERLVHTLPPGPRQRQRDSGPNQALLRMLTTQTERAELVPLLDALQERLQAGKVMDFGMQMAAAARLAAEFPQVGCELRARYRVVLLDEYQDTGHSQRVALSALFGGGADDGLALTAVGDPIQSIYGWRGASATNLPRFTTDFPLSDGSPAPTLELRTSWRNPPTTLHLANAISAEARQRSVAVRPLRARPDAPPGVVRCALLPDVQAERDWIADHLEQRYRRAHDDGVAPPTAAVVVRRNADAAPIADVLRARGIPVEVVGLAGLLSVPEVAELVAMLRLVADPTAGSAAMRVLSGPRVRLGGADIAALWRRARELAGEATEPTSAESIARQAGSEADAACLADAICDPGPATAYSGTGYRRISALAAELTALRGHLGYPLPDLVAEVRRVLGLDCEVRATAAAEWSGTEHLDAFADEVTGYAERAGASGGSTKPSVAGLLAYLDVAAEVEHGLAPPQPVVAKDRVQILTVHAAKGLEWQVVAVAHLSGGIFPSTASRSSWLTDPGELPPLLRGDRAHVGELGIPVLDASAVTNRKQLSDKISEHRAQLDQRRVDEERRLLYVGVTRAEDTLLVSGHHWGDHRRQAARSLGVPV; encoded by the coding sequence ATGAGCCCGCGGTACACCCCGGCCGAATTGGCCGACGCGCTGGGCATTTTCCCGCCCACCGAGGAACAGGCCGCGGTGATTGCGGCGCCGCCGGGCCCGTTGGTGGTGATCGCGGGCGCCGGCGCCGGCAAGACCGAGACCATGGCGGCTCGGGTGGTGTGGCTGATCGCCAATCGCTACGCCACACCCGACCAGGTCCTCGGGTTGACCTTCACCCGTAAGGCGGCCGGGCAGCTGCTGCGGCGCGTACGGACCCGGCTGTCCCGATTGGCCGCGCTGTCCGTCGAGGGCGTCGACGCCGCGGGCAGCCCGACGGTCAGCACCTACCACGCGTTCGCCGGGTCCCTGCTGCGTGAATACGGTCTGCTGCTGCCCGTGGAACCCGACACCAGGCTGCTCACCGAGACCGAGCTGTGGCAGCTGGCGTACGACGTCGTCACCGAATACCGCGGCGAACTGCGGACTACCAAGACCCCGGCCGCCGTCACCTCCACCGTGCTACGGCTGTGGGGACAGCTCGCCGAACACCTCGTCGACACCGGACAGCTCCGGGACACCCACGTCGAGCTGGAACGACTCGTGCACACCCTGCCGCCCGGGCCGCGGCAGCGGCAGCGGGATAGCGGCCCCAACCAGGCGCTGCTGCGGATGCTGACCACTCAGACCGAGCGCGCCGAGCTGGTACCGCTGCTGGACGCGCTGCAGGAACGCCTGCAGGCCGGCAAAGTGATGGACTTCGGTATGCAGATGGCCGCGGCGGCGCGGCTGGCAGCGGAATTCCCGCAGGTTGGCTGCGAGCTGCGGGCCCGCTACCGGGTGGTGCTGCTCGACGAATACCAGGACACCGGGCATTCGCAGCGGGTCGCGCTGTCCGCGCTGTTCGGTGGCGGCGCCGACGACGGTCTGGCGCTGACCGCGGTCGGCGATCCGATCCAGTCCATTTATGGCTGGCGCGGCGCATCGGCGACCAACCTGCCGCGGTTTACCACCGACTTTCCGCTTTCGGACGGCTCCCCGGCGCCCACCCTGGAGTTGCGTACCAGCTGGCGCAACCCGCCCACCACACTGCACCTGGCCAACGCCATTTCGGCCGAGGCCCGGCAGCGCTCGGTCGCAGTCCGGCCGCTGCGTGCCCGACCCGACGCCCCGCCCGGGGTGGTGCGGTGCGCGCTGCTGCCCGACGTCCAGGCCGAACGTGACTGGATTGCCGACCATCTCGAGCAGCGGTATCGGCGGGCCCACGACGACGGCGTCGCCCCGCCCACCGCGGCGGTGGTGGTGCGCCGCAACGCCGACGCCGCACCGATTGCCGATGTGCTGCGGGCGCGCGGAATCCCGGTCGAAGTCGTCGGGTTGGCCGGGCTGCTGTCCGTCCCCGAAGTCGCAGAGCTGGTGGCCATGCTGCGGTTGGTCGCCGACCCCACGGCCGGGTCGGCGGCCATGCGGGTGCTCTCCGGTCCACGCGTGCGGCTCGGGGGCGCCGACATCGCCGCGCTCTGGCGAAGAGCACGCGAATTAGCTGGGGAAGCAACGGAACCCACGTCGGCCGAGTCCATAGCCAGGCAGGCCGGATCAGAGGCCGACGCCGCCTGCCTGGCCGATGCCATCTGCGACCCGGGCCCCGCGACCGCCTACTCCGGCACCGGCTATCGGCGCATCAGTGCCCTCGCCGCCGAGCTGACCGCACTGCGCGGTCACCTCGGCTACCCGCTGCCCGATCTGGTCGCCGAGGTGCGCCGGGTGTTGGGCCTGGATTGCGAGGTCCGCGCCACCGCCGCCGCCGAGTGGTCGGGTACCGAACACCTGGACGCCTTCGCCGACGAGGTGACCGGCTACGCCGAGCGTGCGGGCGCATCCGGCGGGTCCACGAAACCGTCGGTGGCCGGCCTGCTGGCCTACCTGGACGTGGCCGCCGAAGTGGAGCACGGGTTGGCCCCGCCACAGCCTGTCGTCGCGAAGGACCGCGTGCAGATCCTCACCGTGCACGCCGCGAAGGGGTTGGAATGGCAGGTGGTGGCGGTGGCGCACCTGTCGGGCGGGATATTCCCCTCAACGGCCTCGCGCAGTAGCTGGCTCACCGACCCTGGCGAGTTGCCGCCACTGCTGCGGGGCGACCGGGCCCACGTCGGCGAACTGGGCATCCCGGTGCTGGACGCCTCCGCGGTGACCAATCGAAAACAGTTGTCGGACAAGATCTCCGAGCATCGGGCTCAGCTGGATCAGCGGCGTGTCGACGAGGAACGCAGGCTGCTGTATGTCGGCGTCACCCGGGCGGAAGACACCCTGCTGGTCTCCGGTCATCACTGGGGGGATCACCGGCGTCAAGCCGCGCGGTCCCTCGGAGTTCCTGTGTGA
- the lpqQ gene encoding sensor domain-containing protein: protein MASALTRRTVFVVWCALAGLCGCSHHDTAAAPAPVSRVDALIVSVEEVRRIANYEELTPHAHADLRHPPVGDLNAPGPCRAAGTSDMTFAPGWTEFRSAGYSGVTDDTLPGGIALIDSVNQAVAIYSDAAAARSALDQLETSLNACVALHDPKYTFRVDKPDSTSLRITDSGWSHQYHVKNAVLMSVGVLGIEPADRIASTILDQITDRIK, encoded by the coding sequence ATGGCATCGGCGCTGACCCGGCGGACGGTCTTCGTCGTCTGGTGCGCGCTGGCCGGGCTCTGCGGATGTTCGCACCACGACACCGCCGCCGCACCTGCCCCGGTCAGCCGGGTCGACGCGCTGATCGTCAGCGTCGAGGAGGTGCGGCGGATCGCCAACTACGAGGAACTCACCCCGCACGCGCACGCGGACCTTCGCCATCCACCGGTCGGTGACCTCAACGCTCCCGGTCCCTGCCGCGCTGCCGGGACCAGCGACATGACCTTTGCCCCCGGCTGGACCGAATTTCGCAGCGCGGGCTACAGCGGCGTGACCGACGACACGTTGCCGGGCGGGATCGCACTGATCGATTCGGTCAATCAGGCGGTGGCGATCTATTCCGATGCCGCCGCCGCACGCAGCGCGCTCGATCAGCTGGAAACCTCGCTGAACGCCTGCGTGGCGCTGCACGATCCGAAATACACGTTCCGGGTGGACAAGCCGGACTCCACCTCGCTGCGGATCACCGACAGCGGCTGGAGCCATCAGTATCACGTGAAGAATGCGGTGCTGATGTCCGTCGGTGTGCTGGGGATCGAACCGGCGGACCGGATCGCCTCGACGATCCTGGATCAGATCACCGATCGGATCAAGTAA